The following proteins come from a genomic window of Clupea harengus chromosome 22, Ch_v2.0.2, whole genome shotgun sequence:
- the LOC122128630 gene encoding E3 ubiquitin-protein ligase RNF152-like — protein MAEAASPTGSASTLQFDSAFPYEEYECKICYNYFDLDRRTPKILECLHTFCEECLNTLHLREDRPWRIGCPLCRHRTPVPEYRIQNLPNNTKVTDAFPFYIELDPLPQDSLPPYPPPLHPALIALRREESSRAATGAPAEDSASVSVAAAAAYEAAGYESCQTCKRVALTTGCVCAIFAFLSMLVLLFMGLVFVHNYNNPPSPVGPICLSVASILAMFSVVVTWLMCWLKYRPEPDSVRSTIGGNRRNA, from the coding sequence ATGGCAGAAGCGGCGAGTCCAACAGGAAGCGCGTCCACGTTACAGTTTGACTCGGCTTTTCCCTATGAGGAGTATGAGTGCAAAATATGCTACAACTACTTTGACTTGGACCGCAGAACACCGAAAATTTTGGAATGCTTGCATACATTTTGTGAGGAGTGTTTGAACACTTTGCACCTCCGCGAGGATCGACCTTGGCGCATAGGATGTCCGCTCTGTCGCCACAGAACGCCCGTGCCAGAATACAGGATACAAAACCTTCCGAACAATACTAAAGTGACAGATGCTTTCCCCTTCTACATTGAGTTAGATCCCCTTCCACAGGATAGCTTGCCGCCCTATCCCCCGCCACTACACCCAGCCCTCATTGCACTTCGACGCGAGGAATCGAGCCGAGCAGCAACAGGAGCGCCGGCTGAGGACAGTGCGTCGGTCTCAGTGGCCGCCGCCGCTGCTTACGAGGCTGCTGGTTATGAGTCCTGTCAGACTTGTAAGCGAGTCGCCCTTACcacgggttgtgtgtgtgctatctttGCCTTCCTTTCtatgttggtgttgttgtttatgggCCTCGTATTCGTTCACAACTACAACAACCCCCCTTCGCCAGTGGgccccatctgtctgtctgtggccaGCATATTGGCAATGTTTTCAGTGGTTGTCACGTGGTTGATGTGTTGGCTGAAATACCGACCTGAACCGGACAGCGTGCGGTCAACCATTGGTGGCAACAGACGAAATGCCTGA